In Electrophorus electricus isolate fEleEle1 chromosome 12, fEleEle1.pri, whole genome shotgun sequence, a single window of DNA contains:
- the LOC118242282 gene encoding galactose-specific lectin nattectin-like, whose protein sequence is MWKVCLLLCLLLDTGGAWYCHVHRYCPHHWTLYGHRCYRFFTSRLTWYEAECECVNNGGSLASVHSVAEYKFLQILVKRVAGFLDLAWLGGYDAVSEGHWLWSDGSKVNFNYWASNQPDNYMGMEDCLEMNAGVELKLNDDVCSSRRTFVCVK, encoded by the exons ATGTGGAAGGTCTGCCTGCTCCTCTGCCTTTTGCTTGATACAG GAGGAGCATGGTACTGCCATG TGCATCGTTATTGTCCCCACCATTGGACTCTATATGGACATCGGTGTTACCGTTTTTTTACTTCCAGACTTACATGGTATGAAGCTGAG tgtgaatgtgtgaacaATGGTGGCAGCCTGGCTTCAGTACACTCTGTTGCAGAATACAAGTTTTTACAAATTCTTGTCAAAAGAGTGGCTGGCTTTCTAGATTTAGCCTGGCTAGGTGGCTATGATGCTGTGTCT GAAGGACATTGGCTCTGGAGTGATGGATCCAAAGTTAACTTCAACTATTGGGCCTCTAATCAGCCTGATAACTATATGGGAATGGAAGACTGCCTTGAAATGAATGCCGGAG TTGAGCTAAAATTGAATGATGATGTTTGTTCCTCAAgaagaacatttgtgtgtgtcaagtGA